CATTCATTACGGTAGAAGGTCCGATCGGTGTTGGAAAGACATCATTATCCAAAGTGATTGCCGATCAGTATAAATTTCAGCTTTTAAAAGAAATTGTGGATGAAAATCCATTCTTGGATAAATTCTATGAGAACATTGAAGAATGGAGTTTCCAGACCGAGATGTTCTTTCTGTGCAATCGTTATAAGCAATTGTCGGATATACAGAAGGAATTCATCAATCGAAGTGAACCTGTTGTAGCCGATTATCATATCTTTAAAAACCTTATTTTTGCCAAACGCACACTGCCCATGATGGAGTATGCAAAATACAAAGCAATTTATAATATTCTGACGGCTGATATGCCAAAACCGAATATGGTCATTTATCTGCACGCAAGCCTCGATACATTGATGAAGCGCATTTCGCTGCGGGGGCGGGATTTTGAAAAAAATATTACCCGGGATTATATGGAGAAGCTGTCGGCAGACTATCATGATTTCATTGAGAACTTTGAACATGCCCACCCCGAAATTCCAGTCCTGCGCTTTAATGGAGATGAATTGGACTTCGTGCAAAATGAAGCGGATCTGGCTGTCATTATGGGACAAGTGGATCAGACGCTTCAGCAAAGGAGTTTACATGTATGAATATACGCGAAAAATATGGCATTCCCTCTAATGCCGTTATCACAGTGGCAGGTACCGTAGGTGTCGGGAAATCGACAATGACAACGAAGCTGGCTGAAGCTCTTCAGTTCCGGACATCTTTTGAAAAAGTAGATGCCAATCCTTATTTGGACCGTTTCTATGATGACTTCAAAAAATGGAGTTTCCATCTGCAGATTTACTTTCTGGCAGAGCGTTTCAAAGAACAGAAGCGCATGTTTGAATATGGTGGAGGATTCGTTCAGGACCGCTCGATTTATGAAGACACCGGCATTTTCGCCAAAATGCATTATGAAAAAGGTACGATGGATCCGATTGATTATGAGACATATACAAATTTGTTCGAGGCTATGGTGATGACACCTTATTTTCCACATCCGGATGTGCTTATTTATCTGGAAGGATCGATTGAAGATATTCTGGCGCGCATTCAAGAACGCGGACGGGCCATGGAACAGCAGACCCCGATTGATTATTGGTTAGAGATGCATGAAAGGTACGAGAAGTGGATCGATTCCTTCAATGCGTGTCCGGTCCTCCGGTTGAACATCAATGATTATGATTTACTGAACGATCCCAAGTGTACCGAACGGATCACAGAGCGCATCGGTCATTTCATGAAACAGACAGCTGTCTTGAGAAAGTAGTAAAAAAGAGATTCAGGCAACATAGCCTGGATCTCTTTTTATGTTGATGAAAAAAATCATTAACGCAGCTTGGGAACAGGGATTCACACAAAAAAGGCGACCTGGTGGCCGCCTGTATGTATAGTCTGTTTAAATTTTCCGACTTACGTTGTTTAAGAAAAATTCGTTACATAAAGTAACGAATCCAATCTCAAATTTACATGCGTGTGTGTGTAATTCAAAAATGGAGGAGGAAGAGGGATTCGAACCCCCGCGGGATTTGACTCCCCTGTCGGTTTTCAAGACCGATCCCTTCAGCCAGACTTGGGTATTCCTCCGTGTAAGACAAAGATTACTTTATCATGCGGCAAAAAACTTGTCAACGGTTTTTGCGTTTCTTTTCCTGTTTTTCTTGCTATTCTTATACAAACATAAGATTTGCATTTTTAGGCCGTACTTTGTATACTAGTAAATGCCGTGCTAGGTGGGAAGGTAGCGGTGTCCTGTAACCTGCAATCCGCTCTAGCAGGACTGAATTCCTTTCCGAGGCTGTCTGCATGTAAGGTCTGCCTCCTGCACGTAGTGTTGACGTCTGGGTCCCGCGCAATGGGTACCCATGAACCATGTCAGGTCCGGAAGGAAGCAGCATTAAGTGGATCAACTCATGTGCCGCGGGGTCGCCTAGACCGAGCTAACGACAGGAGTAACGCTTATGTGCAGCAGTCGAAGAAAGGTGCACGGCCTTAACTTAAAAATTAGCCTGTCCGCATATGTGGGCAGGCTTTTCTTATGTCAAAAAACGGATTGGCTATATACGCAGCATTAAAAAATAAAGGCATCACTGAATGAAGTCCATCCAGTGATGCCTTTACTTGTTATCATGCATGAATGCGCCGGGTTGTTTCAGGATTGAAAAAATGAGCCCGTTTTAGATCCAACATTAATGGCAACGTATGGCCTGCCTGGATTTCGGTGTGCGCTTCTACCCGTGCAATGAAGTTCTGCTCGCCTAAACGGGAATAGAGCATGGTCTCTGCACCCGTAAGTTCAGATACATCGATATAGGCTTCCACTACAGCACCTGGTGCATTGCGGATATCTTCTTCTTCCGCACTGATATGCTCCGGCCGGATACCGAGGATAATTTCTTTCCCTTCGTATCCTTCTGCCTTTAACAAGCTGAGATGATCAGCTGGTACATCGAGTGCAACGTTATTCGTGATGAATTTCCCGCCTTCAAGCACACCATCGAAAAAGTTCATAGCTGGTGAACCAATGAAACCGCCGACAAATAAATTTTCCGGATAGTCGTACACTTCTTTCGGTGTACCGACCTGCTGGATAAACCCATCTTTCATGACGACAATCCGGTTTGCCATCGTCATGGCCTCTGTCTGGTCGTGTGTTACATAGATGGTTGTCGTTTTCAGCCGCTGGTGAAGCTTTGTGATTTCCGCCCGCATCTGCACGCGCAATTTGGCGTCCAGGTTGGAGAGCGGTTCATCCATCAGGAAAACCTTCGCATCCCGAACAATTGCCCGACCGAGTGCCACCCGCTGCCGCTGCCCGCCTGACAGCGCTTTTGGTTTCCGCTTCAGGTAATCAGTCAGACCTAAAATCTGTGCAGCATCTTCCACCCGCTGTTTAATTTCTGCTTTTGGCAGTTTACGGAGCTTGAGGCCAAATGCCATATTGTCATATACAGTCATGTGCGGATAAAGTGCATAGTTCTGAAACACCATTGCGATGTCCCGGTCTTTTGGTGCTACATTATTCATCTTGCGATCATCAATATAGAAGTCGCCGTCCGTGATTTCTTCGAGCCCTGCAATCATGCGTAATGTCGTGGATTTACCGCAGCCGGAAGGACCGACGAACACAATAAACTCTTCGTCGTTAACATGGAGATTAAAATCCGAGACAGCGGTAACTTTGTTATCATAGCTTTTATGGATATGCTCAAGCTTAATTTCTGCCATTCCAGTTTCCCCTTTCGATTTCGCATAAAAATATACAGGTAACAACCTTACAGCAAGTATAACTTAAACAGCAAAAAAAGTCAGAAGAAGTGCCATGTGTGGTATAATAAAGGAATGAAATCAATTTTTTCAGAAGGAGAGAGGAACGTTGGCATACCAAGCTTTTTACCGGGCGTACCGGCCGCAGTCTTTTTCGGAGATGACGGGCCAGACGCATGTGAAACAGACACTGCAGAACGCTCTCCTTTACGGAAAAACAACGCATGCCTACCTATTTTCCGGCCCGCGGGGCACCGGGAAAACAAGCGCAGCTAAAATATTTACAAAGGCGTTGAATTGCGAACGGGCACCAGTCTCGGAACCCTGCAATGAATGCCCGTCCTGCATCAGCATTTCAGAAGGCTCCAATACCGATGTCATCGAGTTTGATGCAGCATCCAATTCCCGGGTGGAAGAGATGCGGGACATTATTGAACGGGTCCGGTTCTCCCCGGCAAATTCACGCTTTAAGGTATATATCATTGACGAAGTGCATATGCTGTCCAATAGTGCGTTCAATGCATTGCTGAAAACATTGGAAGAACCGCCGGAGCATGCGGTATTCATCCTGGCAACAACCGAGCCGCATAAGCTGCCGCTGACCATCATCTCACGCTGCCAGCGGTTTGATTTCAAGCGGCACGCTCCTGTCGATATTGTCAAACGAATGATTGAAGTGCTGGAAGACGCCGGGATTCCGTATAATGAACAAGCGCTGAAGATCATTGCACAGGCGGCTGCCGGCGGAATGCGGGATGCATTGAGCCTCCTGGATCAGGTAGTATCGTTCAGTGGAGATGAAATGCAGGAAGAGGACGCTTTGCTTGTTACCGGGTCGATCAGTCAGGACACGTTTTATCACATTGCAGGGGCGCTCGTGGATAAGGATATTGCACAGGCGCTGTCGCTGCTGGAAAAACTGGTACAGGACGGAAAAGATCCGGTCCGGCTGGTGGAGGACTTCGTTACATTCTTCAGGGACTTGTTGCTGATTAAAACAGCTCCAGGGCTGGAAGCCATGCTGGAACTGGCATCTGCTGAACCACATTTTGTGGAGCTGGCTGACCGGCTGGAAGCGTCGGCTCTTTATGATTGGATCAGCATTCTGACGAAAACACAGCAGGAGATGCGATTCTCAAATCACACGAAAATCTATATGGAAACCGCTCTTCTGCAAATGGTTCAGGCAGCGCCTGCTGTACATGCGGCAGCTCCCCAACCGGAGCTGGAAGCGAAAATCAGTGCGCTCGAAAGCATGGTGCATGAACTTCAGCAGCAGCTGAAAAATGGCGCTGCTGCTCAAGTGGCAGCGCCTGCTGCTGAACCGCAGAAACGGGCCCGTCCGAAATCGCAGAGCCGGTTCAGTGTGCCGGTCGGCCGGATTCAGGAAGTATTGAAGCATGCAACGAAAGACGATATTAATGCAGTCAAAACAAATTGGGCTTCTGTGTTGGGCAATCTGCAGCGGTCACATGCCGCATTGCTGAATGATGCAGAGCCCGTAGCGGCATCGGCGAACGCTTTTGTGTTAAAATTTAAATATGACATTCACTGTCAGATGGCCTCGGATAATCAGACGTTTGCAGCGGCTTTCAATCAGCTGCTTCAGCAGTATACAGGCAAGTCATATGATCCGGTTTTTGTGCCGGATGAGAATTGGCTGAAGATCCGGGAAGATTTCATCAAAACGAATGGCCTGAAACAGCAGACTGACGAATCGGAAGAGTCTGAATCAAATGATGATAATCCATTCGGAGCAGGAGCTGCCGCCGAAGAAGATCCATTCATTGCAGAAGCGGAGAGGCTGTTCGGTAAAGATTTTGTTGAAGTCCATGATGATTAAGACAGTTAAAGGAGGAGTTATAATGCGCGGCGGAGGAAACATGCAGGGCATGATGAAACAGATGCAGAAAATGCAGAAACAAATGGCGGAAGCACAAGAAGAACTCGGAACGAAGGAGTTTGAAGGAACTGCCGGAGGCGGCATGGTCAAAGTCACGGTATCCGGGCATAAACAAGTGCTGGATATTAAACTTGATCCGGAAGTTGTTGATCCGGATGATGTGGAAACACTGCAGGATGTACTGGTGGTAGCAGTGAATGATGCATTTAAAAAAGCTGATGACCATGTCAACGCTACAATGGGGCAGTTCACGAAAGGCCTTAATCTTCCGGGAATGTTCTAGGAGGAAAACGAATGCATTATCCAGAACCGATATCACGATTAATGGACAGTTTTATGAAACTGCCAGGCATCGGGCCTAAAACTGCTGCCCGGCTGGCGTTTTTTGTGCTAGGCATGAAAGAAGATACTGTACTCAATTTTGCAAAAGCGCTGGTTGATGCAAAACGGAACCTCGGCTTCTGTTCAATCTGTGGTCATATTACAGATACAGATCCATGCTATATCTGTCAGGATAAATCACGTGATGCTTCCACTGTGTGTGTCGTACAGGACCCAAAAGATGTAATCGCCATGGAAAAGATGCGGGATTACAGTGGCTTGTATCATGTATTGCATGGCTCGATTTCGCCGATGGATGGCATTGGGCCGGAAGACATTAATGTGCCATCACTTCTGACCCGTCTTCAGAACGAGGAGATCCAGGAATTAATTCTTGCGACGAATCCTACGATCGAAGGGGAAGCGACAGCGATGTATATTTCGCGTCTGGTCAAGCCTTCCGGTATCCGGACGACCCGGATTGCCCACGGTCTGCCGGTTGGCGGCGATTTGGAGTATGCAGATGAAGTGACGCTGTCAAAGGCATTGGAAGGACGCCGGGAACTGTAGTTGAATGAAAGCACGCAATCCGGAGGCATTATGCTTCCGGTTTTTTGTGTTCATAATAAATTAAATGATGTTTTCGGCTATCAGGACTGACGGGGCGCTTGCGCTTTTCTCGTGTCCAGACTTCAGCGCCCAGCCCCTCAAGGTCGTGTCTGGCTTACCCGCGATGGCAAAGAACGCCATCTTCGGTGAGCCCTCCATCGATTGTCGGGGGCCCGCAGGAAGCGGGTCAGGCAACCGTTGCGGC
Above is a genomic segment from Planococcus lenghuensis containing:
- a CDS encoding deoxynucleoside kinase, giving the protein MPVPFITVEGPIGVGKTSLSKVIADQYKFQLLKEIVDENPFLDKFYENIEEWSFQTEMFFLCNRYKQLSDIQKEFINRSEPVVADYHIFKNLIFAKRTLPMMEYAKYKAIYNILTADMPKPNMVIYLHASLDTLMKRISLRGRDFEKNITRDYMEKLSADYHDFIENFEHAHPEIPVLRFNGDELDFVQNEADLAVIMGQVDQTLQQRSLHV
- a CDS encoding deoxynucleoside kinase, which produces MNIREKYGIPSNAVITVAGTVGVGKSTMTTKLAEALQFRTSFEKVDANPYLDRFYDDFKKWSFHLQIYFLAERFKEQKRMFEYGGGFVQDRSIYEDTGIFAKMHYEKGTMDPIDYETYTNLFEAMVMTPYFPHPDVLIYLEGSIEDILARIQERGRAMEQQTPIDYWLEMHERYEKWIDSFNACPVLRLNINDYDLLNDPKCTERITERIGHFMKQTAVLRK
- a CDS encoding ABC transporter ATP-binding protein — protein: MAEIKLEHIHKSYDNKVTAVSDFNLHVNDEEFIVFVGPSGCGKSTTLRMIAGLEEITDGDFYIDDRKMNNVAPKDRDIAMVFQNYALYPHMTVYDNMAFGLKLRKLPKAEIKQRVEDAAQILGLTDYLKRKPKALSGGQRQRVALGRAIVRDAKVFLMDEPLSNLDAKLRVQMRAEITKLHQRLKTTTIYVTHDQTEAMTMANRIVVMKDGFIQQVGTPKEVYDYPENLFVGGFIGSPAMNFFDGVLEGGKFITNNVALDVPADHLSLLKAEGYEGKEIILGIRPEHISAEEEDIRNAPGAVVEAYIDVSELTGAETMLYSRLGEQNFIARVEAHTEIQAGHTLPLMLDLKRAHFFNPETTRRIHA
- the dnaX gene encoding DNA polymerase III subunit gamma/tau; this translates as MAYQAFYRAYRPQSFSEMTGQTHVKQTLQNALLYGKTTHAYLFSGPRGTGKTSAAKIFTKALNCERAPVSEPCNECPSCISISEGSNTDVIEFDAASNSRVEEMRDIIERVRFSPANSRFKVYIIDEVHMLSNSAFNALLKTLEEPPEHAVFILATTEPHKLPLTIISRCQRFDFKRHAPVDIVKRMIEVLEDAGIPYNEQALKIIAQAAAGGMRDALSLLDQVVSFSGDEMQEEDALLVTGSISQDTFYHIAGALVDKDIAQALSLLEKLVQDGKDPVRLVEDFVTFFRDLLLIKTAPGLEAMLELASAEPHFVELADRLEASALYDWISILTKTQQEMRFSNHTKIYMETALLQMVQAAPAVHAAAPQPELEAKISALESMVHELQQQLKNGAAAQVAAPAAEPQKRARPKSQSRFSVPVGRIQEVLKHATKDDINAVKTNWASVLGNLQRSHAALLNDAEPVAASANAFVLKFKYDIHCQMASDNQTFAAAFNQLLQQYTGKSYDPVFVPDENWLKIREDFIKTNGLKQQTDESEESESNDDNPFGAGAAAEEDPFIAEAERLFGKDFVEVHDD
- a CDS encoding YbaB/EbfC family nucleoid-associated protein, with the protein product MRGGGNMQGMMKQMQKMQKQMAEAQEELGTKEFEGTAGGGMVKVTVSGHKQVLDIKLDPEVVDPDDVETLQDVLVVAVNDAFKKADDHVNATMGQFTKGLNLPGMF
- the recR gene encoding recombination mediator RecR, translating into MHYPEPISRLMDSFMKLPGIGPKTAARLAFFVLGMKEDTVLNFAKALVDAKRNLGFCSICGHITDTDPCYICQDKSRDASTVCVVQDPKDVIAMEKMRDYSGLYHVLHGSISPMDGIGPEDINVPSLLTRLQNEEIQELILATNPTIEGEATAMYISRLVKPSGIRTTRIAHGLPVGGDLEYADEVTLSKALEGRREL